Proteins encoded together in one Papaver somniferum cultivar HN1 unplaced genomic scaffold, ASM357369v1 unplaced-scaffold_117, whole genome shotgun sequence window:
- the LOC113329473 gene encoding uncharacterized protein LOC113329473 isoform X2: MMLKFIELICWIFILTTSLKEVLVEGRTIPKMVKKAIIKTIKIRPSFYTEGTKSNNLGILRLTQTWHKYGSCPEGTIPIRRKGKNYNPTLLRKHHSPRSSPYKTLVTSQISKDIIDDYMFREYATIGVQGNFLGGKAKINLWKPFTEKNEISLSQIWVAAGEYQDLNTIEVGWHVYQDIYGDDQTRFFIYWTTDGYLSSGCYNLLCDGFVHTSTNISLGCNFTEVSTFNGDQKDATFSIRKDQSSGHWWVQVQGIPVGYYPGNLFTKLSKTATSVEWGGEIANRKSKGRHTSTQMGSGHFPSEGGLKTSSYFNWVQVFDESNKIKDPENVGKRVTHPNCYGLKIDSDHYGTNGYGFYYGGPGYNSKCQ; this comes from the exons ATGATGCTAAAATTTATCGAATTAATATGTTGGATTTTCATATTAACAACATCTCTTAAGGAAGTGTTAGTTGAAGGAAGAACGATTCCGAAAATGGTAAAAAAAGCAATAATCAAAACCATTAAG ATAAGACCAAGTTTCTACACAGAAGGAACGAAATCAAATAATTTGGGAATACTTCGACTTACACAAACTTGGCATAAGTATGGATCGTGTCCGGAAGGAACTATCCCTATTCGGAGAAAAGGAAAAAATTACAACCCCACACTTCTGCGCAAACATCATAGTCCAAGATCATCACCTTATAAGACTCTTGTTACATCACAGATATCAAAAGACATTATAGATGACTATATGTTCCGCGAG TACGCTACAATTGGGGTGCAAGGTAATTTTCTTGGAggaaaagcaaaaataaatcttTGGAAACCATTTACTGAAAAAAATGAAATCAGTCTATCTCAAATTTGGGTTGCAGCTGGTGAATACCAAGATCTCAATACTATTGAAGTTGGATGGCAT GTGTACCAAGACATATATGGTGATGACCAGACCAGATTTTTCATATACTGGACG ACGGACGGCTACTTGAGCTCGGGTTGCTACAACCTCCTTTGCGATGGTTTTGTGCACACATCGACGAATATCTCCCTTGGTTGCAATTTTACAGAGGTATCCACTTTTAACGGCGACCAAAAAGATGCCACCTTCAGTATTCGAAAG GACCAAAGTAGTGGACATTGGTGGGTACAAGTACAAGGTATTCCAGTCGGTTATTATCCAGGAAATCTCTTTACGAAATTATCAAAGACAGCAACATCAGTAGAATGGGGGGGagaaattgctaatcgaaaaagTAAAGGACGACATACTTCGACACAAATGGGTAGCGGTCATTTCCCTTCTGAAGGTGGTTTGAAAACATCAAGTTATTTTAATTGGGTTCAAGTATTTGATGAAAGTAACAAGATCAAGGACCCGGAAAATGTTGGTAAAAGAGTCACCCATCCA
- the LOC113329473 gene encoding uncharacterized protein LOC113329473 isoform X1, protein MMLKFIELICWIFILTTSLKEVLVEGRTIPKMVKKAIIKTIKVEKEEIIDCYDIYTQPSLNHPLLCNHTIQIRPSFYTEGTKSNNLGILRLTQTWHKYGSCPEGTIPIRRKGKNYNPTLLRKHHSPRSSPYKTLVTSQISKDIIDDYMFREYATIGVQGNFLGGKAKINLWKPFTEKNEISLSQIWVAAGEYQDLNTIEVGWHVYQDIYGDDQTRFFIYWTTDGYLSSGCYNLLCDGFVHTSTNISLGCNFTEVSTFNGDQKDATFSIRKDQSSGHWWVQVQGIPVGYYPGNLFTKLSKTATSVEWGGEIANRKSKGRHTSTQMGSGHFPSEGGLKTSSYFNWVQVFDESNKIKDPENVGKRVTHPNCYGLKIDSDHYGTNGYGFYYGGPGYNSKCQ, encoded by the exons ATGATGCTAAAATTTATCGAATTAATATGTTGGATTTTCATATTAACAACATCTCTTAAGGAAGTGTTAGTTGAAGGAAGAACGATTCCGAAAATGGTAAAAAAAGCAATAATCAAAACCATTAAG GTTGAAAAAGAAGAAATTATCGATTGTTATGATATTTACACACAACCTAGTCTTAACCATCCTTTGCTTTGTAATCATACCATACAG ATAAGACCAAGTTTCTACACAGAAGGAACGAAATCAAATAATTTGGGAATACTTCGACTTACACAAACTTGGCATAAGTATGGATCGTGTCCGGAAGGAACTATCCCTATTCGGAGAAAAGGAAAAAATTACAACCCCACACTTCTGCGCAAACATCATAGTCCAAGATCATCACCTTATAAGACTCTTGTTACATCACAGATATCAAAAGACATTATAGATGACTATATGTTCCGCGAG TACGCTACAATTGGGGTGCAAGGTAATTTTCTTGGAggaaaagcaaaaataaatcttTGGAAACCATTTACTGAAAAAAATGAAATCAGTCTATCTCAAATTTGGGTTGCAGCTGGTGAATACCAAGATCTCAATACTATTGAAGTTGGATGGCAT GTGTACCAAGACATATATGGTGATGACCAGACCAGATTTTTCATATACTGGACG ACGGACGGCTACTTGAGCTCGGGTTGCTACAACCTCCTTTGCGATGGTTTTGTGCACACATCGACGAATATCTCCCTTGGTTGCAATTTTACAGAGGTATCCACTTTTAACGGCGACCAAAAAGATGCCACCTTCAGTATTCGAAAG GACCAAAGTAGTGGACATTGGTGGGTACAAGTACAAGGTATTCCAGTCGGTTATTATCCAGGAAATCTCTTTACGAAATTATCAAAGACAGCAACATCAGTAGAATGGGGGGGagaaattgctaatcgaaaaagTAAAGGACGACATACTTCGACACAAATGGGTAGCGGTCATTTCCCTTCTGAAGGTGGTTTGAAAACATCAAGTTATTTTAATTGGGTTCAAGTATTTGATGAAAGTAACAAGATCAAGGACCCGGAAAATGTTGGTAAAAGAGTCACCCATCCA